In a genomic window of Mucilaginibacter sp. KACC 22063:
- the hemN gene encoding oxygen-independent coproporphyrinogen III oxidase, with protein sequence MDNRTNLLQKYNIAAPRYTSYPTVPYWDAEGFSKIKWENSVYNSFLESNDKDGISLYIHLPFCESLCTYCGCNTRITKNHAVEQPYIKALLLEWAMYRNILGDTPVIREIHLGGGTPTFFNPEHLSILIKEIIDNSKIHPEAEFSFEAHPANTTTEHLRTLYDLGFRRLSLGIQDFDPEVQFIINRIQSFEQVETITRQAREIGYTSVNYDLIYGLPRQTLQGLSDTIDMVGKLMPDRIAFYSYAHVPWIKPGQRRFTEKDLPDAKEKAKLHNAGRAMFTEMGYRDIGMDHFSLTTDSLYKAEQNGTIHRNFMGYTHQYTQLLVGLGVSSISDSWYGFSQNVKNVEEYIKLVNAGELPVLKGHILTSEDLVLRRHILNLMCKGKTSWNHHQHKYSTLLEGIERVHALADDGLVELNSWCVTVTPLGKRFLRNICMALDARLWADKPTTQLFSMAG encoded by the coding sequence ATGGATAACCGGACAAATCTGTTGCAAAAATATAATATAGCAGCCCCCCGTTATACCAGCTACCCTACTGTACCTTACTGGGATGCAGAAGGCTTCAGTAAAATAAAATGGGAAAACTCTGTTTATAATTCATTTCTGGAATCCAATGATAAGGATGGCATCAGCCTTTACATACACCTGCCATTTTGCGAAAGCTTGTGTACCTATTGCGGATGCAACACCCGAATTACTAAAAACCATGCCGTTGAACAGCCTTATATAAAGGCTTTGCTGTTAGAATGGGCCATGTATCGCAATATTTTGGGGGACACTCCTGTTATTCGCGAAATTCATCTTGGCGGCGGAACACCTACGTTTTTCAACCCCGAACATTTAAGTATCTTAATAAAAGAAATTATAGATAATTCTAAGATCCACCCTGAAGCAGAATTTAGCTTCGAGGCGCACCCGGCCAATACGACTACCGAACATTTGCGTACGCTGTATGATCTTGGCTTTAGACGTTTGAGTTTAGGTATACAGGATTTTGACCCCGAAGTGCAGTTTATTATTAACCGCATCCAAAGCTTTGAGCAGGTAGAAACCATTACCAGGCAGGCACGCGAAATAGGCTATACATCTGTTAATTACGATTTGATTTATGGTTTGCCAAGGCAAACTTTACAAGGGCTAAGTGACACCATAGACATGGTGGGCAAACTTATGCCAGATCGTATTGCCTTTTACAGTTACGCCCATGTGCCATGGATTAAACCCGGGCAGCGCCGTTTTACTGAAAAAGACTTACCAGATGCTAAAGAAAAAGCCAAGCTTCACAACGCAGGACGTGCCATGTTTACCGAAATGGGTTATAGGGATATTGGTATGGATCACTTCTCGCTTACTACCGACAGCCTGTACAAAGCTGAACAAAATGGCACCATACACCGTAACTTTATGGGTTACACGCATCAGTATACTCAACTTTTGGTGGGGTTGGGCGTTTCGTCTATAAGCGATAGCTGGTATGGGTTTTCGCAAAACGTTAAAAACGTTGAAGAATACATTAAGTTAGTCAATGCCGGCGAATTGCCTGTATTGAAAGGCCATATACTTACTTCAGAAGACCTGGTTTTACGCAGGCATATTCTTAACCTGATGTGTAAAGGCAAAACCTCCTGGAATCATCATCAGCATAAATATTCAACACTTTTGGAAGGAATTGAACGTGTGCATGCGCTTGCTGATGACGGACTGGTAGAACTTAACTCATGGTGTGTAACAGTTACCCCGCTTGGTAAAAGATTTTTGCGTAATATTTGTATGGCGCTTGATGCCCGATTATGGGCTGATAAACCTACGACGCAATTGTTCAGTATGGCAGGATAA
- a CDS encoding 2-hydroxyacid dehydrogenase yields MKVVAYSIKSFEKEFLAKANQKKHDITLISNPLSRETAAFAEGKDAVVVFTNDDVSAPVVNMLADMGIKYIATRSVGTDHIDKETAAVRSIKLANVPEYSPQAIAEHTLALALALSRKIIKADQHSHNFNFKLDELIGFNFSGKTVGIIGLGHIGITAGNIFRGLGCKVIGYDIRENVNAPGIDQVSLDELLICSDIISLHAPLTADTKYLINKVTLYLMKKGVMILNTSRGALVNTEDMLHAIESGHVGYFGMDVYEREKGLFFEDHHTDQFKDATLLQLLQYPNVIVTPHQAFLTNEALQQIADQTIRNLDFWQQNKCVGKSCACAKQCSVQQEIVNTKVN; encoded by the coding sequence ATGAAAGTTGTAGCATACAGTATCAAGTCGTTCGAGAAGGAATTTTTAGCAAAGGCTAATCAGAAAAAGCACGATATAACTCTTATATCAAATCCCTTATCAAGGGAAACTGCGGCATTTGCAGAAGGGAAAGATGCGGTTGTTGTATTTACAAATGATGATGTATCGGCCCCTGTAGTAAATATGCTGGCAGATATGGGCATCAAATATATTGCAACACGCTCTGTAGGTACAGATCATATTGATAAAGAGACAGCAGCGGTGAGATCAATTAAACTGGCTAATGTACCTGAATATTCTCCACAGGCTATTGCAGAACACACGTTGGCTTTGGCCCTTGCATTAAGCCGTAAAATCATCAAAGCAGACCAGCACAGCCATAATTTCAATTTCAAACTTGATGAACTGATCGGTTTCAATTTTTCAGGAAAAACAGTTGGTATAATCGGGCTTGGGCACATTGGTATTACTGCCGGAAATATTTTCAGGGGATTAGGTTGTAAAGTGATTGGATATGATATCAGGGAAAATGTAAACGCACCGGGCATTGATCAGGTTTCGCTTGATGAATTATTGATATGCTCGGATATTATTTCTTTACACGCCCCTCTTACTGCTGACACTAAATACCTGATTAATAAAGTAACGCTTTACTTAATGAAAAAAGGTGTAATGATACTGAATACCTCACGCGGTGCACTTGTCAATACCGAAGACATGCTTCATGCCATTGAAAGTGGCCATGTGGGCTATTTTGGCATGGATGTATACGAAAGAGAAAAGGGGTTATTTTTTGAAGATCATCATACCGACCAGTTTAAAGATGCAACGCTGCTACAGTTACTGCAATACCCAAATGTAATTGTAACGCCTCATCAGGCTTTTTTAACCAACGAAGCGTTGCAGCAAATAGCAGATCAGACGATAAGGAACCTTGATTTCTGGCAGCAAAATAAGTGCGTAGGAAAATCATGTGCCTGTGCCAAACAGTGCAGTGTTCAGCAAGAAATCGTAAATACCAAAGTTAATTAA
- a CDS encoding response regulator — MAKLILIIEDNNDIRESTAEILELAGYEVLQATNGKTGVDLATQSKPDLILCDIMMPELDGYGVLYLLSKNAETAAIPFIFLTAKAERVDFRKGMEMGADDYLTKPYDDMELMNAIESRFAKKEKQEAHYSKSLQNIEKLANTGHNGSEELKMLIASRKIRQIKKKQILYYDGDTVQGIYLVLEGSVKTIKIADDGRELMTGLYKPDDYLGVNALLADEHFNETAEAMENAAVCLLPKDAVLTLLNRYPDIGQQFLRILANNIKEKETQLIELAYNSVRKRLAQVILRLSKQSADPDQFKASREELAAMAGIATETVSRTLTDFKEEGLLEKKGALIHILDHLKLAKMKN, encoded by the coding sequence ATGGCTAAACTTATCTTAATCATCGAAGACAATAACGATATCCGTGAAAGTACAGCTGAAATACTGGAACTTGCGGGTTACGAAGTACTACAGGCGACTAATGGTAAAACAGGTGTCGACCTGGCCACACAATCAAAACCCGACCTGATCTTGTGCGATATTATGATGCCCGAACTGGATGGCTACGGTGTATTGTACTTATTGAGCAAGAATGCAGAAACTGCTGCTATTCCTTTTATTTTCCTTACCGCTAAAGCCGAACGTGTGGATTTTAGAAAAGGGATGGAAATGGGAGCCGATGATTACCTGACCAAGCCCTATGACGACATGGAACTCATGAACGCCATAGAAAGCCGGTTTGCAAAAAAAGAAAAACAAGAAGCCCATTATAGTAAATCATTACAAAATATTGAAAAGCTTGCCAATACCGGGCATAATGGAAGCGAAGAATTAAAAATGCTGATTGCTTCGAGAAAAATACGGCAAATAAAAAAGAAGCAGATACTCTATTATGACGGCGACACCGTTCAGGGCATTTATCTTGTTTTAGAAGGCAGTGTTAAAACCATTAAGATTGCAGATGATGGCCGTGAACTCATGACTGGCCTGTATAAACCCGACGATTACCTTGGTGTAAATGCCTTATTGGCAGACGAGCATTTTAATGAAACAGCCGAAGCTATGGAAAACGCAGCCGTTTGCCTGCTGCCTAAAGATGCCGTTTTGACGCTGCTAAACCGGTACCCCGATATAGGTCAGCAGTTTTTGAGGATATTGGCTAATAACATCAAGGAAAAGGAAACGCAGTTGATAGAACTGGCTTACAACTCCGTTCGTAAACGTTTGGCTCAGGTAATACTTCGTTTAAGTAAGCAGTCTGCAGACCCCGATCAGTTTAAGGCTTCGCGCGAAGAACTTGCTGCCATGGCCGGCATAGCCACAGAAACCGTTAGCCGCACCCTTACCGATTTTAAAGAAGAAGGCCTGCTTGAAAAAAAGGGAGCGCTTATCCATATACTTGATCATCTTAAACTTGCAAAAATGAAAAACTGA
- a CDS encoding PAS domain-containing sensor histidine kinase, with protein MENTALLKAIIENAIDGIITISDRGVIESINPSACKLFGYTQEEVIGKNVAVLMPPPDRENHDGYINRYQRTGEAHIIGIGREVKGLRKDGTVFPFRLGVSEVQYSGRKIYTGFIHDLSREKEAEERLMDYATHLEDLIEDRTQSLKRSVMALQEAKEEVSLSLEKEKELNQLKSRFVSMASHEFRTPLSSIQLSAVLIEKYAQQFNSANITKHLAKIKNAVANLTSILNDFLSLEKLEAGKVEALFTPFDIVKFAEEITEEMQLIAKQNQNIIYQHTGSASTITLDQTLLKNCVINLISNAIKYSGENTFIEFNTEIADDILTVMISDNGIGIPENDQKHLFEAFFRAHNTGNIPGTGLGLNIVTRYVALMNGKIKFESKVNQGTSFTLLFPINNG; from the coding sequence ATGGAAAACACTGCGCTGCTTAAAGCAATTATTGAAAATGCTATAGATGGTATTATTACCATCAGCGATCGCGGCGTTATCGAATCCATCAATCCCTCGGCCTGTAAATTATTTGGATATACCCAGGAAGAGGTTATCGGCAAAAACGTAGCAGTACTTATGCCCCCACCCGACCGTGAAAACCATGATGGCTATATTAACAGGTATCAGCGTACAGGTGAGGCGCATATTATCGGCATAGGCCGCGAGGTGAAAGGCTTGAGAAAAGACGGCACCGTTTTTCCTTTTCGCCTCGGAGTAAGCGAAGTGCAGTATTCGGGCAGAAAGATTTATACTGGCTTTATCCACGATCTTAGCCGCGAAAAAGAGGCAGAAGAACGGTTGATGGATTATGCTACACACCTGGAAGATCTGATCGAAGACCGGACACAATCTCTCAAAAGGTCAGTTATGGCTTTGCAGGAGGCTAAAGAAGAAGTAAGTTTATCGCTTGAAAAGGAGAAAGAACTTAACCAGCTAAAAAGCCGCTTTGTATCTATGGCCTCGCACGAGTTCAGGACACCATTAAGTTCGATACAGCTTTCTGCTGTACTGATCGAAAAATATGCGCAGCAGTTTAACAGTGCAAATATTACTAAACACCTGGCCAAAATAAAAAATGCTGTTGCCAATTTAACCAGCATACTAAATGATTTCCTGTCGCTCGAAAAACTGGAAGCAGGCAAGGTAGAAGCGTTATTTACACCTTTTGATATTGTAAAGTTTGCAGAAGAGATAACCGAGGAGATGCAGCTGATTGCCAAGCAGAACCAAAACATTATTTATCAGCATACCGGCTCGGCCAGTACCATAACGCTTGACCAAACGCTGCTAAAAAACTGTGTCATTAACCTTATCAGCAACGCTATTAAGTATTCGGGCGAAAACACTTTTATCGAGTTTAATACAGAGATAGCAGATGATATCTTGACGGTAATGATCAGCGATAATGGCATAGGCATACCAGAGAACGACCAGAAACACTTATTTGAAGCGTTTTTCAGGGCACATAACACCGGCAACATACCCGGCACAGGATTGGGGCTTAACATTGTTACCCGTTATGTGGCCTTAATGAACGGCAAAATAAAATTTGAAAGCAAAGTAAATCAGGGCACATCTTTCACCTTATTATTCCCCATAAACAATGGCTAA
- a CDS encoding RNA polymerase sigma-70 factor, translated as MANCSILNHCKDSDILYIAINKYVVVNLSDWQLMNSLKSGSEAAIAEIYSRYWQKMIAVAYNHLKDKAAAEEVVQQVFINLWDRRETISVNSLPNYLATAVKYTVFRELYRQKRKMEVASEMVHLQNECDFDDERIYARFLEDYLNGVVEQLPEKCRLVFRYSRVDGKNIPEIARELQVAEKTVEAHLTKALKYIRYSLQQAGLLVSLLLICGFKS; from the coding sequence ATGGCTAATTGTTCTATATTAAACCATTGTAAAGACAGTGATATTTTATATATTGCAATAAATAAATACGTGGTAGTAAATTTGAGCGACTGGCAGTTAATGAACTCACTTAAAAGTGGGAGCGAGGCTGCTATTGCCGAAATTTATTCCCGCTACTGGCAAAAGATGATTGCTGTAGCGTATAATCACTTAAAGGATAAAGCCGCCGCCGAGGAGGTAGTGCAACAGGTTTTTATCAACCTTTGGGACCGCCGCGAAACCATCAGTGTTAATTCTCTTCCCAATTATCTGGCAACTGCTGTAAAGTATACGGTTTTTAGAGAATTGTATCGTCAGAAACGTAAAATGGAAGTTGCCAGTGAGATGGTTCATTTACAAAATGAATGTGACTTTGACGATGAGCGGATTTATGCCCGCTTTTTAGAAGATTACTTAAACGGTGTAGTTGAACAATTGCCCGAAAAATGCAGGCTTGTGTTTCGTTATAGCCGGGTGGATGGGAAAAACATTCCTGAAATTGCCCGTGAACTTCAGGTTGCTGAAAAAACTGTTGAGGCACACCTTACTAAAGCACTTAAATATATACGATATTCTTTACAACAAGCCGGTTTGCTGGTTTCACTTCTGCTTATCTGCGGTTTTAAAAGCTAA
- a CDS encoding FecR family protein: MNKHRIDELIEKSLKGNISLSEKEELNSWYRHQNEQDVQWLDSTPNEQAELEQRMLGRIRAHIIQQRSHTKHNSKYWIGLAASIAVLVLFTTIYMVQKRSVSSKHAIAASFAAPQKFAENRYVHLPDGSIAILRRGSNLSYKYNGGVRELYLSGEAYFDVKHQADHPFIVHTGNLLTTVLGTAFNIKAIPGQAVTVTVTRGKVSVADQVHKTLNILTPNQQVVSSKEEIKTTPEIVETSNLLSWAKVDMQFTDMPYEQLAERLSRRYGVEITFKNPAVKKCLITGRFSGTEPLEQVLQIISQTLSTTYTATGNSIAIDGTGCL; this comes from the coding sequence GTGAACAAGCATAGAATAGATGAACTAATAGAAAAGTCTCTCAAAGGAAACATTAGTTTATCTGAAAAAGAAGAATTAAACAGCTGGTACAGGCATCAGAATGAGCAGGATGTTCAATGGCTGGATAGCACCCCGAATGAACAAGCCGAACTGGAGCAGCGTATGCTGGGCCGCATTCGGGCTCATATTATACAACAACGTAGCCATACAAAACATAATAGTAAGTACTGGATAGGCTTAGCAGCCTCTATAGCTGTTTTAGTTCTGTTTACTACAATCTACATGGTTCAGAAAAGATCTGTATCATCCAAACATGCAATTGCTGCCAGTTTTGCAGCACCTCAAAAATTTGCCGAAAACCGTTATGTACACCTGCCCGACGGCAGCATAGCAATTCTACGCAGGGGCAGTAATTTGAGTTACAAGTACAACGGCGGCGTTCGTGAGCTTTATCTGAGCGGCGAAGCTTATTTTGATGTAAAACACCAGGCCGATCATCCTTTTATCGTACACACAGGTAACCTGCTTACTACAGTGCTTGGTACGGCATTCAATATAAAAGCCATTCCGGGGCAGGCGGTTACGGTTACTGTAACAAGAGGAAAGGTTAGTGTAGCAGATCAAGTTCACAAAACATTAAATATACTCACCCCCAATCAGCAAGTTGTTTCTTCAAAGGAAGAAATTAAAACAACTCCTGAAATTGTAGAAACCAGCAATCTGCTTTCATGGGCTAAAGTTGATATGCAGTTCACCGATATGCCTTACGAGCAACTGGCCGAAAGGTTAAGCAGAAGGTATGGAGTGGAAATAACTTTTAAAAATCCTGCTGTAAAGAAATGCCTTATCACCGGGCGGTTCAGCGGAACAGAACCGTTGGAACAAGTTTTACAGATCATATCACAAACCCTGAGCACTACTTACACGGCAACCGGCAATTCAATAGCCATTGACGGTACCGGATGCTTATAA
- a CDS encoding SusC/RagA family TonB-linked outer membrane protein yields the protein MRLSFFCAAALFFSLQVFAAGSTRGQSLTDVKVTLSVQNVPLKTALRKLQDASGLSIFYPSNKVAPFQSVSLPAGTRSVADALNLLLENTGLDYQQDNGKVILFEKKANATPVSNRFEQARRVNGFVTDDNHQPLPGVTVRVKNSQRTSTATDANGHFHLDLENGDNVLIFSFIGYKTQEIAVGDRTSFEVTMQPVTGSLDEVQVIAYGTTTRRYNTGSVSSITSKDLGKETVNNPLTALQGRLPGVQITQDNGLPGSGVRTSIRGAGTGTISSAGFLPLYVIDGVPFTLFNGGVPATDNLNAYGVSGANGGVSPFSVIAPEDIERIDVLKDADATAIYGSRGANGVILITTKKGRAGRTTVNVNAYTGITQVNHYIPMMSTADYLAMRKAAYANANVTPTATNAPDLVTWSQTDNTDWQKYFIGHTAHNSNVNASVSGGDAQNSFLFTSTYRKDGTVYGNDFDATTFSGRLNASHKSANGRFSIDASANYSYMGTVLPNTDLSSLYNLPPNYPLYNANGSVNWTVTSPLSYYLQTTKAQTTNLLTNLNFSYKILPGLVARANLGYTLTRLKQQQANPASAQNPAFSNISTLNYTDNDNNNYIIEPQLEYQKNIGKGKLQALVGTTFQQTKATGLSLTGTGYSNEALIYSLTAASTVTTSYNNNSTYKYTAAFGRLNYNWEDKYIVDGTFRRDGSSRFGANNRFGNFGAVGASWIFTQEDFMKQFDVLSFGKLRTSYGLTGNDQIPDYQYYSLYGVGGSNTAYNGTPSLFPTNIANPDLKWETTKKLDIAAELGFLHDRILLKVDYYRNRTSNPLNYVPVPSQTGTTSYLGNLNATLQNKGWEFELNTINVASKDFRWNTSLNLTIRRNKLLAFPNLATSSYANTFIIGQPTDIVLLYHYTGPDPKTGLPTFQDKNGDGAITYANDRFVAPYGHPFYGGITNSFSYKGFQFDITFQYNHRYGYKNGTLSTNFNPYGYTFTNQSTEILNRWTQPGSTGYFPVASVNGSPLYSTLYSSDYNWGDASFVKLKTASMSYTLPKNWVNHLSMASASVYLQGQNLFTWAKQKYTYDPETAVPGTGSSLGTGQFMALPQLRTIVLGINCSF from the coding sequence ATGAGATTAAGCTTTTTTTGTGCTGCTGCGCTTTTCTTTAGTTTACAGGTATTTGCCGCTGGTAGCACCCGAGGTCAGTCGCTCACAGATGTAAAAGTAACCCTGTCAGTACAAAATGTACCTTTAAAAACAGCCCTGAGAAAATTACAGGATGCATCGGGCCTTAGCATTTTTTATCCGTCAAACAAAGTTGCTCCATTTCAAAGTGTTTCGCTTCCTGCCGGTACGCGCTCGGTAGCGGATGCGCTTAACTTATTACTTGAAAACACCGGTCTCGATTATCAGCAGGATAACGGTAAAGTAATCTTGTTTGAAAAGAAGGCCAATGCAACTCCTGTTTCAAATAGGTTCGAGCAAGCCCGCCGCGTTAATGGTTTTGTAACCGACGATAATCACCAGCCATTACCAGGTGTAACCGTACGAGTGAAAAACAGCCAGAGAACTAGTACTGCTACAGATGCTAATGGACACTTTCACCTGGACCTTGAAAACGGAGATAATGTTTTAATTTTTAGTTTTATAGGATATAAAACTCAGGAAATTGCAGTAGGAGACCGTACCTCATTTGAAGTAACCATGCAGCCGGTGACTGGCTCACTTGATGAGGTGCAGGTAATTGCATACGGTACTACTACACGGCGTTATAACACCGGATCTGTAAGCTCAATTACGTCAAAAGATCTGGGTAAAGAAACAGTAAATAACCCATTAACAGCTTTACAGGGCCGACTTCCGGGTGTACAGATCACGCAGGATAACGGTTTGCCGGGTTCGGGTGTGCGCACCAGTATACGCGGTGCGGGTACGGGTACAATTTCATCTGCCGGTTTTTTACCGCTTTATGTAATTGACGGCGTTCCGTTTACACTGTTTAACGGCGGTGTACCAGCTACCGACAACCTGAATGCCTATGGTGTATCTGGTGCAAATGGTGGTGTAAGCCCTTTCAGTGTTATTGCGCCTGAAGACATTGAACGAATAGATGTATTAAAAGATGCAGACGCTACAGCCATATATGGTTCGCGCGGTGCAAACGGTGTAATCTTAATTACAACCAAGAAAGGCCGTGCCGGACGTACTACGGTAAACGTTAACGCTTATACCGGTATAACACAGGTCAATCATTATATACCGATGATGAGTACAGCTGATTATCTGGCCATGCGTAAAGCTGCCTATGCTAATGCCAATGTAACACCAACGGCTACAAATGCACCAGATCTGGTTACCTGGAGCCAGACAGATAATACAGACTGGCAAAAATACTTTATAGGGCATACTGCGCACAATAGTAACGTGAATGCGTCAGTGTCAGGCGGTGATGCACAAAACAGCTTTCTGTTTACTTCAACTTATCGTAAAGATGGGACGGTGTATGGTAATGATTTTGATGCTACTACATTTTCGGGCCGCCTCAATGCCAGTCATAAAAGTGCTAATGGCCGGTTTAGCATTGATGCATCTGCAAATTATTCATATATGGGTACTGTTTTACCAAATACGGATCTATCATCCTTATATAATTTGCCGCCTAACTATCCGCTTTATAATGCCAATGGTAGCGTAAACTGGACAGTTACCAGCCCGCTTTCTTATTATTTACAAACTACCAAGGCACAAACCACTAATTTGCTTACCAACTTAAACTTTAGCTATAAAATATTGCCGGGCCTTGTTGCGCGAGCTAACCTTGGTTACACATTAACCCGTCTTAAACAACAGCAGGCTAATCCAGCCAGTGCGCAAAACCCTGCTTTCAGCAACATTAGCACCTTAAATTATACCGATAATGATAATAACAATTACATTATTGAACCGCAGCTTGAATATCAGAAAAATATAGGTAAAGGCAAGTTACAGGCACTTGTTGGTACTACTTTCCAGCAAACTAAAGCTACAGGCTTATCTCTTACAGGTACGGGCTATAGCAACGAGGCGCTTATTTATTCTTTAACAGCAGCCTCTACTGTAACTACATCTTACAATAACAACTCAACTTATAAATACACTGCAGCTTTTGGTCGCTTAAATTATAATTGGGAAGACAAATATATAGTGGATGGTACCTTCCGTCGAGATGGTTCATCAAGATTTGGTGCTAACAACCGCTTCGGTAATTTTGGCGCCGTGGGTGCTTCATGGATTTTTACCCAGGAAGATTTCATGAAACAGTTTGATGTGCTAAGCTTTGGTAAATTACGCACCAGCTACGGTTTAACAGGTAATGATCAAATACCTGATTACCAATATTATTCTTTATATGGCGTTGGCGGTTCTAATACCGCATACAATGGCACACCATCTTTGTTTCCTACCAATATTGCCAATCCTGATCTAAAATGGGAAACTACCAAGAAACTGGATATTGCAGCAGAGCTTGGCTTTTTGCATGATCGTATTTTACTTAAAGTGGATTACTATCGCAACCGGACATCTAACCCGCTTAATTATGTGCCGGTTCCTTCTCAAACAGGTACAACCAGCTACCTCGGAAACTTAAACGCAACATTGCAAAACAAAGGTTGGGAGTTTGAATTAAACACGATTAATGTTGCGAGCAAAGACTTCCGTTGGAACACCTCATTAAACCTTACTATCCGACGCAATAAGCTGTTGGCGTTCCCTAATCTAGCTACATCCAGCTATGCGAATACTTTTATTATTGGACAACCTACAGATATTGTTCTGCTATATCATTATACCGGTCCAGACCCTAAAACAGGTTTGCCAACCTTCCAGGATAAGAACGGTGATGGAGCAATTACTTACGCTAATGACAGGTTTGTGGCGCCTTACGGGCATCCTTTTTACGGTGGCATAACCAATAGCTTTAGCTACAAAGGATTCCAGTTTGATATTACATTCCAGTACAACCATCGTTATGGGTATAAAAACGGAACATTATCTACCAATTTCAACCCGTACGGATATACTTTCACCAACCAAAGCACAGAAATACTTAACCGTTGGACACAACCAGGCAGCACCGGATATTTCCCTGTCGCTTCTGTAAACGGCAGCCCGCTTTATAGTACTTTATACAGCTCTGATTATAACTGGGGTGATGCCTCATTTGTGAAATTAAAAACAGCCAGCATGAGCTATACATTGCCAAAAAATTGGGTAAATCACTTAAGCATGGCATCTGCCTCTGTATATCTGCAAGGGCAAAACTTATTCACCTGGGCGAAGCAAAAATATACCTACGATCCGGAAACGGCTGTACCAGGTACAGGCTCATCATTGGGAACAGGGCAGTTTATGGCATTGCCACAGCTACGCACTATTGTTCTTGGTATAAATTGTTCATTTTAA